One window from the genome of Deltaproteobacteria bacterium encodes:
- a CDS encoding universal stress protein yields MKSKKLLFVTQFEELWFDALQSLMDLRKANFNHVIFLHVIERDKVAMHRGKGYLKDEETKLREIANIRFIDWAESLFEQGMEVGAYIVVGNPLPKIISTAEEESVDLIVTGHHKRGKIEELYAGSDTVEILRRASKPVLVYKYMLPTGKINERPFERPLLAMDWSPASEQAVEYILNFKEIIKTATVINVASEKEIKGSSAMEIQATRKDQRKRLDEICDRLNDAGIEAGAHLYVGDASEQIEKAAREREATMIVAGATGKSSLKEIFMGNVAQKLAKYSSFPTLLVPASIKTAGN; encoded by the coding sequence ATGAAATCAAAAAAATTATTGTTTGTCACCCAATTTGAGGAACTGTGGTTTGACGCCCTGCAGTCACTGATGGACCTGAGGAAGGCAAACTTCAATCACGTTATCTTTCTGCATGTTATTGAACGTGATAAGGTTGCCATGCATCGGGGCAAGGGGTATCTGAAGGATGAAGAAACGAAGTTGCGTGAGATCGCGAACATCCGATTCATTGACTGGGCTGAAAGCCTTTTTGAACAGGGAATGGAAGTGGGGGCCTACATTGTCGTGGGGAATCCCCTGCCGAAGATCATATCAACAGCAGAAGAGGAATCGGTCGATCTGATCGTTACGGGACACCATAAACGGGGCAAGATCGAGGAACTGTATGCGGGTAGCGACACGGTGGAAATTTTAAGAAGGGCATCAAAGCCGGTTCTCGTGTACAAGTATATGTTGCCTACGGGAAAGATCAACGAGCGCCCTTTTGAGCGGCCTCTTCTCGCCATGGACTGGTCCCCGGCAAGTGAACAGGCCGTGGAGTATATACTGAATTTCAAGGAAATCATCAAAACGGCGACGGTCATAAACGTGGCGAGCGAAAAAGAAATAAAAGGCTCCTCGGCCATGGAGATCCAGGCGACACGCAAGGACCAGCGAAAGCGGCTCGATGAAATATGCGACAGATTGAACGATGCCGGCATTGAGGCCGGCGCTCATCTGTACGTGGGTGATGCAAGCGAACAGATCGAAAAAGCGGCGCGTGAACGTGAAGCGACGATGATTGTTGCGGGAGCAACGGGGAAAAGCAGCCTGAAAGAGATCTTCATGGGTAACGTGGCCCAGAAGTTGGCAAAATATTCTTCATTCCCCACCTTACTGGTTCCAGCAAGCATCAAAACAGCGGGCAACTGA
- a CDS encoding universal stress protein, protein MEVKRLLFVTDLRDVHASFEHMKRVKDLSGGGFDSIHCILTAESAEWGKMTSSFDAECFKIVAGSLNPEVILATVKKEGITLIAVDLDWNSHESVLRKIISKVSVPLLLLNGAGGTGNILDHVILAMDWTVPAERALAFALKFRERIKVLDMIHVINEKLTVRNIRELRIRLGETRKVCLDVDIDAEFHIYAGKTGEELVTAAGDYRGTVIILGTGPERPVLKRLFSRTTVEQVAGSSPVPVFIIPGSQ, encoded by the coding sequence ATGGAAGTGAAACGGTTACTGTTCGTTACCGATTTGAGAGATGTACATGCATCTTTCGAACATATGAAGCGGGTGAAGGATCTCTCAGGGGGAGGGTTCGATTCGATCCATTGTATCCTGACCGCTGAATCCGCCGAGTGGGGAAAGATGACATCGAGTTTCGATGCTGAGTGTTTCAAGATCGTGGCGGGAAGCCTGAACCCGGAAGTGATACTGGCGACGGTGAAAAAGGAAGGCATAACGCTCATTGCCGTGGACCTTGACTGGAACAGCCATGAATCGGTATTACGGAAGATCATATCGAAGGTTTCGGTGCCGTTGCTTCTCCTGAACGGAGCGGGAGGAACGGGAAACATATTGGACCACGTGATTCTCGCCATGGATTGGACCGTGCCGGCCGAAAGAGCGCTTGCCTTTGCGCTGAAATTCAGGGAACGGATCAAGGTTCTCGACATGATCCATGTGATCAATGAGAAACTTACCGTGAGGAATATCAGGGAACTCAGGATACGACTGGGAGAAACGCGAAAGGTCTGCCTCGACGTTGATATTGATGCGGAGTTTCATATTTATGCCGGGAAAACCGGCGAGGAGCTCGTGACCGCCGCGGGAGATTACCGCGGAACAGTGATAATACTGGGGACGGGACCGGAGCGGCCCGTTCTCAAAAGATTGTTCTCAAGGACTACCGTGGAACAGGTTGCCGGATCTTCCCCGGTGCCCGTTTTTATTATCCCTGGTTCACAATAG
- a CDS encoding monovalent cation/H(+) antiporter subunit G, with translation MTLLKVLSILFIAGGIFFFFTATVGLLRFPDFFSRLHATGKGDTLAVFLSLVGLALYEGITLNGVKIILIAIFMFIAQPTATHAISKAGLRYGLKPWMKGDERR, from the coding sequence ATGACACTGCTCAAGGTCCTGTCGATCCTGTTCATAGCGGGCGGCATATTTTTCTTTTTCACCGCAACGGTCGGCCTTCTGAGGTTTCCCGATTTCTTTTCCCGCCTGCACGCCACGGGCAAGGGCGACACATTGGCGGTGTTTCTTTCACTTGTCGGGCTGGCGCTGTATGAGGGGATCACCCTGAACGGAGTGAAGATAATACTCATCGCCATATTCATGTTCATTGCCCAGCCGACGGCGACACACGCTATATCGAAGGCAGGTCTGCGATACGGATTGAAACCATGGATGAAGGGGGATGAACGGAGATGA
- a CDS encoding monovalent cation/H+ antiporter subunit D family protein: protein MDTITSIKPLLAVAVSLFGSLLIIAVGRSPNLREFCSVVIALIKFCIVISMLPAVLGGTRIVYNLVDVLPGVGIAFRVDSLGMMFAIVASSLWIVTTFYSIGYMRPLKEHSQTRYFAFFALALSSAIGVAFAANLLTLYLFYEMLSLSTYSLVTHHQDSEARFAGRKYLAYLMGTSIAFLLPAIIITYVLTGTLDFTDQGILAGKAGDGLMVVLFILYIAGVGKAAIMPIHSWLPSAMVAPTPVSALLHAVAVVKVGVFSVLRICLHVFGIEFMHSLKLDTGLLYVISVTIIVGSLFALRQDDLKARLAYSTVSQLSYIVMGGALLSVLGIAGGTIHIVMHAFGKITLFFCAGAIIVNTGLKKISDMKGIGRKMPITMAAFFFGSLSVIGIPPFGGFISKWFLALGCIEAEQLPILVVILTSSLLNAAYFLPITYDAFFASGKYFDENTRMDEGPLFAIIPPVLTAACSFLLFIHPGFFLELAKMTARYALGAGG from the coding sequence ATGGATACCATTACTTCCATCAAGCCCCTGCTGGCTGTTGCCGTATCACTTTTCGGCTCCCTTCTTATCATTGCCGTCGGACGCAGTCCCAACCTGCGGGAGTTCTGCAGCGTTGTCATCGCCCTCATAAAATTCTGCATCGTCATTTCAATGCTCCCGGCCGTCCTTGGGGGCACCCGCATTGTATACAACCTCGTTGATGTTCTTCCCGGTGTGGGAATTGCTTTCAGGGTCGATTCCCTGGGGATGATGTTCGCCATCGTCGCGTCTTCCCTGTGGATCGTGACCACTTTTTACTCAATCGGCTACATGCGGCCGCTGAAGGAACATTCACAGACCAGGTACTTTGCCTTTTTTGCCCTGGCACTTTCGTCGGCGATCGGTGTCGCCTTTGCGGCCAATCTCCTCACACTCTACCTTTTTTATGAAATGCTGTCACTTTCGACATACTCACTGGTCACTCACCATCAGGACTCCGAGGCCCGATTCGCCGGAAGAAAGTATCTCGCCTATCTCATGGGGACATCAATCGCCTTCCTGCTGCCGGCGATCATCATCACCTATGTCCTGACGGGGACCCTGGATTTCACTGATCAGGGGATTCTCGCGGGGAAGGCTGGCGACGGGCTCATGGTGGTCCTTTTCATACTGTATATCGCCGGTGTCGGGAAAGCGGCGATCATGCCGATACATTCATGGCTGCCGTCGGCCATGGTGGCGCCGACGCCGGTGAGCGCTCTTCTCCATGCGGTGGCGGTTGTCAAGGTCGGCGTCTTTTCCGTCCTGCGCATCTGCCTGCACGTGTTCGGGATAGAGTTCATGCACAGCCTCAAGCTTGATACGGGTCTCCTCTACGTCATATCGGTGACGATCATCGTCGGTTCACTCTTCGCCCTGAGACAGGACGACCTGAAGGCTCGACTGGCCTATTCTACGGTCAGCCAGTTATCATACATCGTGATGGGAGGAGCGCTTCTGAGCGTTCTCGGCATAGCGGGCGGGACCATACACATAGTCATGCACGCATTTGGAAAGATCACTCTCTTCTTTTGCGCCGGGGCCATAATCGTTAATACGGGACTGAAAAAGATCAGCGACATGAAGGGAATAGGCAGAAAAATGCCCATAACGATGGCGGCGTTTTTCTTCGGTTCCCTCAGCGTTATCGGTATACCCCCCTTTGGGGGATTTATCAGCAAGTGGTTCCTTGCACTGGGATGTATCGAGGCGGAACAACTTCCCATACTGGTTGTCATCCTCACCAGTTCGCTTCTGAATGCCGCCTATTTTCTGCCTATTACCTATGACGCGTTCTTCGCGAGCGGGAAGTATTTCGACGAAAACACGCGAATGGATGAGGGACCGCTCTTTGCGATCATACCGCCGGTTCTGACGGCAGCCTGTTCGTTCCTTCTGTTCATCCATCCCGGATTTTTCCTCGAGCTTGCGAAAATGACGGCCCGGTATGCCCTGGGTGCCGGCGGCTGA
- a CDS encoding DUF4040 domain-containing protein, producing MNVPFDLILQIFIVICAIAAITVKDLLSAVMILGAYSFFMCLMWAQMGAVDVAFTEASVSAGIGTILFIAALMQTTRRSKD from the coding sequence ATGAACGTTCCTTTTGACCTTATCCTGCAGATATTCATCGTCATCTGTGCCATTGCAGCCATAACCGTAAAGGACCTTTTGAGCGCCGTCATGATCCTGGGTGCATACAGCTTCTTCATGTGTCTCATGTGGGCGCAGATGGGCGCTGTCGATGTGGCCTTTACCGAGGCTTCGGTGAGCGCCGGGATCGGAACGATACTCTTCATCGCGGCGTTGATGCAGACGACAAGGAGGTCGAAAGATTGA
- a CDS encoding pH regulation protein F — protein MNELFAGVGLVLCGLVLLVMYRVIFGPGVFNRVAAISAIGTKTLVILLIFGYLYNRIEMFVDISLVYALLNFVGCIAAAKYLEREGEAR, from the coding sequence ATGAACGAATTATTTGCAGGTGTGGGATTGGTATTGTGTGGCCTGGTTCTTCTCGTTATGTACCGTGTCATTTTCGGGCCAGGTGTGTTCAACAGGGTAGCGGCGATTTCCGCGATCGGAACCAAGACACTGGTTATTCTGCTGATCTTCGGATATCTCTACAACCGGATCGAGATGTTCGTTGATATCAGCCTGGTCTATGCGCTGCTGAATTTCGTCGGATGTATCGCGGCGGCGAAATACCTGGAGAGAGAGGGAGAGGCGCGATGA
- a CDS encoding response regulator translates to MNEDRILIIDDEEAILRVLSLSLKSDGYDVMTAMTGKEGIDVFEREKPALVLTDLKMPGIDGLEVLRRIKSINPDSEIIVITGHGDMDSAIESLRFGASDFINKPVRDEALSIAITRAREKIKIRRQLAAYTTDLENMCQMAIGEVKRKSDFQDKLIKSSNDGIVATDEKGEIIIYNPAAEEIFGHARIDVVRKMTFDDLYPADIAAEFQQGFRRKRDKKGWGWKEITIISKAGTGVPTRFSGTLLSEGDTVIGSVGFFQDLREIKRLQQELVNSERMAAIGQTTARLAHYIKNILTGLKGGTYIVNIGLDKGDNDKLKTGWDMVQRNVRRVSSLVADLLSYSKEREPQYVICSPNDIAEDVCELTEMEAGKHQVHIIRKFNPSIADVSMDSDVVHRVLLNLVSNAVDACVYDMNMEKRHHVTVATDLEDEEGMIRYEVSDNGCGMTDDVKRKLFTAFFSTKGGKGTGLGLLVVQKLVNEHGGTIHVASESDQGSTFTIRLPFRKSV, encoded by the coding sequence ATGAACGAAGACAGGATATTGATAATTGATGACGAAGAAGCGATACTCCGGGTCCTGTCCCTGTCATTGAAAAGTGACGGATACGACGTCATGACGGCGATGACAGGAAAAGAAGGAATCGATGTCTTCGAAAGAGAAAAACCGGCGCTTGTGTTGACGGACCTGAAAATGCCCGGCATCGACGGCCTTGAGGTGCTGAGAAGGATCAAATCCATCAATCCCGACTCGGAGATCATTGTGATCACCGGTCATGGTGACATGGACTCGGCCATAGAGTCACTGCGTTTCGGCGCCTCCGATTTCATCAACAAACCGGTGCGTGATGAAGCGTTGAGCATCGCCATCACGCGGGCCCGGGAAAAGATCAAGATCCGCCGGCAATTGGCGGCATATACGACGGACCTTGAGAACATGTGCCAGATGGCGATCGGCGAGGTCAAAAGGAAATCGGATTTCCAGGACAAGCTGATCAAGAGCTCGAATGACGGAATCGTTGCCACCGATGAAAAGGGTGAAATAATCATTTACAATCCGGCGGCAGAGGAGATCTTCGGGCATGCCCGAATCGATGTGGTTCGCAAGATGACATTCGATGATCTCTATCCGGCGGACATTGCCGCGGAGTTTCAGCAAGGATTCCGGCGGAAACGTGACAAGAAAGGGTGGGGCTGGAAAGAGATCACCATTATCAGCAAGGCGGGTACCGGGGTGCCGACCCGGTTTTCAGGGACGCTCCTGAGCGAGGGCGACACGGTCATCGGCAGTGTCGGTTTTTTCCAGGACCTCAGAGAGATCAAACGTCTCCAGCAGGAACTGGTGAATTCCGAGCGAATGGCCGCCATCGGACAGACGACGGCACGGCTCGCCCACTACATCAAGAACATATTGACAGGGCTCAAAGGCGGTACATATATTGTCAATATTGGCCTTGACAAGGGCGATAATGATAAGCTAAAAACGGGCTGGGATATGGTCCAGAGGAACGTTCGGCGGGTTTCATCCCTGGTTGCCGACCTGCTTTCCTACTCCAAGGAACGTGAACCTCAATATGTCATCTGCTCACCAAATGACATCGCCGAGGATGTTTGCGAACTGACCGAGATGGAGGCAGGGAAACATCAGGTTCATATAATCCGGAAGTTTAATCCTTCAATCGCCGATGTCTCCATGGATTCGGACGTGGTTCATCGCGTGCTTCTCAATCTGGTATCAAATGCAGTTGATGCCTGCGTGTATGACATGAACATGGAGAAGCGCCACCATGTGACTGTTGCGACGGATCTCGAAGATGAAGAGGGAATGATCCGCTATGAGGTATCCGATAACGGATGCGGCATGACCGACGATGTGAAAAGGAAGTTGTTCACGGCTTTTTTCAGCACCAAGGGAGGAAAGGGAACCGGACTGGGCCTCCTGGTCGTGCAGAAATTAGTGAATGAGCATGGCGGAACGATACACGTGGCTTCCGAGTCTGATCAGGGATCGACGTTCACCATCAGGCTTCCCTTTAGAAAGTCGGTTTGA
- a CDS encoding Na+/H+ antiporter subunit E: protein MEVTLLVQAAEDAFKIIENARGQAVDLLNTAAKLTAETRSVEERKITALLRGAEKTRSGIQNFIATFIMLFAFWALLSAKFDTFHLTLGVICSALVATIGHSLIFANVRVGDIRVIVQRFLAYVPWHVYQIILANFHVAYLALSPSMPIDPELMRYRTKLESDISWVTLANSITLTPGTITIDIEEGEFVVHALSKKLADDLNTGEMEDRIAHVFMEADHIYIQDVLDVARIFAALK from the coding sequence ATGGAAGTGACCCTTCTTGTTCAGGCTGCCGAAGACGCCTTCAAGATCATAGAAAACGCCCGGGGACAGGCGGTCGACCTGCTGAATACGGCGGCAAAGCTGACGGCAGAAACGCGCAGCGTGGAGGAACGAAAGATCACGGCATTGTTGCGCGGGGCCGAAAAGACCCGTTCCGGCATTCAGAACTTCATCGCCACTTTTATAATGCTCTTTGCCTTCTGGGCGCTTCTTTCAGCAAAATTCGACACCTTCCACCTGACGCTGGGCGTCATCTGCTCCGCCCTTGTTGCCACCATCGGTCACAGCCTTATCTTCGCGAACGTTCGCGTCGGGGATATCCGGGTCATCGTCCAGAGGTTCCTGGCATATGTGCCGTGGCATGTGTATCAGATAATCCTGGCGAATTTCCATGTGGCCTACCTCGCCCTTTCACCCTCCATGCCGATCGATCCGGAGCTGATGCGTTACCGGACAAAGCTTGAAAGCGACATATCCTGGGTCACGCTGGCGAATTCCATCACGCTGACGCCAGGCACCATAACCATCGACATAGAGGAGGGTGAGTTCGTCGTTCACGCCCTTTCAAAAAAACTTGCCGACGATCTCAACACGGGAGAAATGGAAGACAGGATCGCCCATGTGTTCATGGAAGCCGACCATATCTATATACAGGACGTGCTCGACGTGGCGCGGATATTCGCGGCGTTGAAATAA
- a CDS encoding Na(+)/H(+) antiporter subunit B: MIIQSEDIIIKTIARILVPFIQLYALYVIMHGHYSPGGGFQGGVILGASMVLLYITHGYSEVRSVLTENMAILFSSIGVLIYSGVGLLCLILLGNYLDYSKLSTILHVDPAHARSLGILGVEIGVGLAVMAVMFSIFFDISTGGEDPDEEKKKK, encoded by the coding sequence ATGATAATACAGAGCGAAGATATAATCATCAAGACGATCGCGAGGATTCTGGTTCCCTTTATCCAGCTGTACGCTCTCTACGTGATCATGCACGGCCATTACAGCCCCGGCGGCGGGTTCCAGGGAGGGGTTATCCTCGGCGCAAGCATGGTACTTCTCTATATCACCCATGGATACAGCGAGGTACGATCGGTGTTGACGGAGAACATGGCCATTCTCTTCAGCAGTATCGGCGTCCTTATCTATTCGGGTGTAGGGCTTCTCTGCCTTATCCTGCTCGGGAACTATCTTGATTACAGCAAACTGTCCACGATACTGCATGTCGACCCGGCCCATGCCCGTTCGCTGGGGATACTTGGTGTGGAGATCGGTGTCGGACTGGCGGTTATGGCCGTCATGTTTTCCATCTTCTTCGATATATCGACCGGTGGGGAAGACCCGGATGAAGAGAAGAAAAAGAAGTAG
- a CDS encoding response regulator, with protein MPKKVLTVDDDPDIIAFVKTVLEENGYTPLIARNGEMGLDLAKSEKPDLVILDVLMPKQSGIRMYREMKSDDALKGIPVIILSGIAKRTFLRSQEALTEFGDQTVPEPDVYIEKPVEPDELAETVKNIIG; from the coding sequence ATGCCGAAGAAAGTTCTGACCGTCGATGACGATCCTGATATCATTGCATTTGTAAAAACAGTACTTGAGGAGAACGGCTACACGCCGTTGATCGCGAGAAACGGTGAAATGGGCCTCGATCTGGCGAAGAGCGAAAAGCCGGACCTGGTCATTCTCGATGTGCTGATGCCGAAACAGAGTGGGATCCGCATGTACCGGGAAATGAAAAGTGATGATGCTCTGAAGGGGATTCCCGTAATAATCCTTTCCGGTATCGCGAAGCGGACGTTTCTGCGCTCCCAGGAAGCCCTCACCGAGTTCGGCGATCAGACCGTGCCGGAACCTGACGTGTACATAGAAAAACCCGTTGAGCCCGATGAACTCGCCGAAACGGTGAAAAATATTATCGGATAG
- a CDS encoding PAS domain S-box protein, which produces MAEQHNEREQTMARVFDMARIFFLLIVIPLSLLVLLIYTGIFEVGHTTKQHASAVIDEQFQNEIRMRAVNTAEDVAKFLEERRGDMRVATIIPRSNEAFRSFVTDKKGSLWVKRGDEFITVMVPLYAEMSLIDKEGHERIRIENGTIVSRQNLRDISRPENTTYRSERYFSETKELEAGEIYVSPVTGWYVDRRAFESGKTFTGILRFATPLYEGGEFAGMITLALDIRHLAEFTDHIIPTQAEQVAQVDTATGNYAYLVDKDGLIISHPNDYHIAGLDERGVPVAPLTEENAAEMSKKGYEVLNLHQLGFMDETLPEIAGDAARGLSGIKSYRFAGHTKFVAYAPIPFYSPTYPKPTGFGWVGMGIDVENLTTVMSSAFQNVEKEVETWTKTVIIILILSVILLLLISALLAKGISRQYQIIAKERAKHLEIMKKEFQERERTLLQIIQGSTIPTFVINRNHVVTHWNRALERLTGYHAEDIIGTKKHWQAFYSGEKPIMADLIVDNVNEEEIRKFYPEKGRKSPFIDGAYEAEGFFPHIGESGRWIYFTAAPIKGPDGHIVGAIETLWDRTDSKLLHAERERHLRQLSILWNITTAMSASMDPDARIRAFGKEIFQNFDIDSLAVYLMGKDGRLRSRYTFGYREKTFQDGGTEEFLRIVEDIARRQEIVFFENMTSASAPCPEFVDIEGLRSAAYVPLTSEAVTFGVALISSHRTTEFSEEDKNLLAIISNHVALELENARLHHEAKQFGKSLEIKVKEKTRELEESNAELRLSEEKYRNLFDADPNPIIIADRESLKILDVNATALECYKYTRSELLSRSFIDLEYQIDQQVLEGLERLVAPDQSLFYPKKMHKKKDGTSFYVDIYISSVNFMGKDCLIINTPDVTEHVERETQLIQASKMATLGTMASGIAHEISQPLNVMQVSSDFIIKSIRKGRKISDEDLAAMAEEIEKNVQRAAQTIRHMKDFVRKSQVATGDRVNINGPINDVFKILGQQLRVHGITVELELSEELPPIIADHNRLEQVFINLVTNARDALDEKEAQSTSKEIEKILRISSFVENGRVVVTVYDSGTGIPREIRDKIFEPFFTTKDVGKGTGLGISISYGIIKDYGGTIEVDSELGEGSTFTLTFPAAP; this is translated from the coding sequence ATGGCGGAACAGCACAACGAGCGTGAACAGACCATGGCCAGGGTATTTGACATGGCCCGCATATTCTTTCTGCTCATCGTGATTCCCCTGTCTCTCCTGGTCCTTCTCATCTATACCGGCATATTCGAGGTCGGTCACACAACGAAACAGCACGCTTCGGCGGTCATTGATGAACAGTTCCAGAACGAGATCAGGATGCGTGCCGTCAACACGGCCGAGGATGTGGCAAAATTCCTGGAGGAACGGCGCGGTGATATGCGCGTGGCGACCATTATCCCCAGGTCGAATGAAGCCTTCCGTTCCTTCGTGACCGACAAGAAGGGCTCACTATGGGTAAAACGGGGTGACGAATTCATCACGGTGATGGTACCTCTCTATGCTGAAATGTCGCTTATAGATAAGGAAGGGCATGAGCGTATCAGGATAGAAAATGGAACCATCGTGTCCCGGCAGAACCTGAGGGATATCAGCAGACCCGAGAACACTACATACCGATCAGAACGATATTTCAGTGAGACGAAAGAACTCGAGGCTGGAGAGATCTATGTATCTCCCGTAACGGGGTGGTATGTCGACCGGCGCGCCTTCGAATCGGGGAAAACATTCACGGGCATCCTTCGTTTCGCCACTCCGCTGTACGAGGGCGGGGAATTCGCCGGCATGATCACCCTTGCGCTGGATATCCGGCACCTGGCGGAGTTCACCGATCATATCATCCCCACACAGGCGGAACAGGTGGCACAGGTTGATACGGCAACGGGGAATTACGCCTACCTTGTCGACAAGGACGGCCTAATCATCTCACATCCCAACGATTATCATATCGCCGGTCTCGACGAGCGGGGGGTGCCTGTTGCGCCGCTCACGGAAGAGAACGCCGCCGAAATGTCGAAAAAAGGCTATGAGGTATTGAATCTCCATCAACTGGGGTTCATGGATGAGACGCTGCCGGAGATAGCCGGTGACGCGGCCAGGGGTCTTTCAGGAATCAAGAGTTACCGGTTCGCCGGGCATACCAAATTTGTCGCCTATGCGCCGATACCTTTTTACTCTCCGACATATCCGAAGCCGACCGGGTTCGGATGGGTGGGAATGGGTATCGATGTGGAGAACCTTACCACCGTCATGAGCTCCGCTTTCCAGAACGTTGAAAAAGAGGTGGAGACATGGACAAAGACGGTCATCATCATCCTTATCCTTTCGGTGATACTACTCCTGCTCATATCGGCTCTCCTCGCCAAGGGAATATCCCGCCAGTACCAGATAATTGCCAAGGAGCGGGCAAAACATCTGGAGATCATGAAGAAGGAGTTTCAGGAGCGTGAGCGCACACTTCTGCAGATCATACAGGGAAGCACGATCCCGACCTTCGTCATAAACAGGAATCACGTGGTTACCCACTGGAACAGGGCTCTTGAGCGTCTGACGGGTTATCATGCCGAAGATATTATCGGTACCAAGAAGCACTGGCAGGCCTTTTATTCGGGAGAGAAGCCGATCATGGCGGACCTGATCGTTGACAATGTCAATGAGGAGGAGATCAGAAAATTCTACCCGGAGAAGGGGAGAAAATCTCCCTTCATAGACGGAGCTTACGAAGCGGAAGGGTTTTTCCCCCACATCGGTGAAAGCGGCCGGTGGATCTATTTTACTGCGGCCCCCATAAAGGGGCCTGACGGTCACATTGTAGGAGCCATCGAAACGCTTTGGGACAGGACCGATTCAAAGCTTCTTCATGCCGAGCGGGAGCGACACCTGCGCCAGTTGTCCATTCTCTGGAACATCACCACCGCGATGAGCGCTTCCATGGATCCCGATGCCAGGATCAGGGCCTTCGGTAAGGAGATATTTCAGAATTTCGATATCGACAGCCTTGCCGTGTATCTGATGGGCAAGGACGGACGCTTGCGCAGCCGTTATACCTTTGGATACCGGGAAAAAACATTCCAGGACGGCGGGACCGAGGAATTTTTAAGGATCGTCGAAGATATTGCCAGGCGGCAGGAGATCGTGTTCTTTGAGAACATGACATCGGCGAGCGCACCCTGCCCGGAGTTCGTCGATATCGAGGGACTGCGATCGGCGGCATATGTTCCTCTCACGTCGGAAGCCGTGACGTTCGGGGTTGCTTTGATATCAAGTCACCGGACCACCGAGTTTTCCGAGGAAGACAAAAATCTTCTGGCGATCATCAGTAACCACGTGGCCCTGGAGCTTGAGAATGCCCGGCTCCACCATGAAGCGAAACAGTTCGGTAAGAGCCTTGAGATCAAGGTGAAGGAAAAAACCCGGGAACTGGAGGAATCAAACGCCGAATTGCGGCTTTCCGAGGAGAAATACCGGAACCTTTTCGACGCCGACCCCAACCCGATCATAATCGCCGACAGGGAATCCCTGAAAATACTGGACGTCAATGCGACGGCCCTTGAATGTTACAAATATACTCGCTCCGAGCTTCTGTCCCGCTCGTTCATAGACCTCGAGTACCAGATAGACCAGCAGGTGCTTGAGGGGCTGGAACGGCTCGTCGCTCCGGACCAGTCACTGTTTTATCCGAAGAAAATGCATAAGAAGAAGGACGGAACTTCGTTCTATGTGGATATCTATATCAGTTCCGTCAATTTCATGGGAAAGGACTGTCTCATCATTAATACGCCCGATGTTACGGAGCATGTGGAGCGGGAAACACAGCTCATCCAGGCAAGCAAGATGGCGACCCTGGGAACGATGGCATCGGGTATCGCACACGAGATAAGCCAACCGTTGAACGTCATGCAGGTCTCTTCGGACTTCATTATCAAGTCGATCAGGAAAGGCCGGAAGATCAGCGATGAAGACCTGGCTGCCATGGCGGAAGAAATAGAAAAGAACGTTCAGCGGGCCGCCCAGACCATACGACACATGAAGGATTTCGTCAGAAAATCACAGGTGGCCACGGGGGATCGTGTAAATATCAATGGTCCCATCAATGATGTGTTCAAGATCCTGGGACAGCAGCTGCGGGTCCATGGTATCACCGTTGAGCTTGAACTGTCCGAGGAACTGCCGCCGATCATCGCCGATCACAACCGATTGGAACAGGTCTTCATAAACCTCGTGACCAACGCCCGGGATGCCCTTGATGAAAAAGAGGCACAGTCGACCTCGAAGGAGATCGAGAAAATCCTCAGGATCAGTTCCTTTGTGGAGAACGGGCGCGTCGTCGTCACGGTCTATGACAGCGGGACGGGGATACCCCGGGAGATCCGCGACAAGATATTTGAACCGTTTTTTACGACAAAGGACGTGGGAAAGGGAACAGGCCTTGGTATTTCCATCAGTTACGGCATCATCAAGGACTACGGAGGCACCATAGAGGTGGACAGCGAATTGGGCGAAGGAAGCACGTTTACATTGACTTTTCCCGCGGCACCGTGA